The nucleotide sequence CACTTGCACCTAAGGTGGGATCATACCTAGTTTATTAAAGTAGAGTTAAAGGCACTATATATTATAACGACATCCATTATATTTAGTATACATAaccttttgattttaattttgttccAAGTTGACAATTCATAATGCATATGGTCCCTATAGTCCCCACCACTTTAATCTTGTTTATCaattagagaaaaagaaaagatggaTGAATCCAAATGCATTTcttacttaaataaataaatacaatcaTGAATCAAACATTTATATTATCATAAACAGTACATGTTGATTAGGACAAGTAATCATGTAAAGTAAAAATTGGACTTGATAAGCTTTTTGCAGAGAAGATATTAACATGAATTAATACCTATTTCCAAGCATTTCATGCAGCTTAATGAtattttcctcttcttcatttgTGAAATTTCCTCTCTTAATATCTGGTCTCAAATAGTTAATCCACCTAAGTCTGCAGCTTTTTCCACACCTTAACAAGCctgaaaaaattgataaaataaaataaaaattagtacaCATAACATTACCAAAtcatcacaatttttttacataaatttaaaaaatgcaagaaatttTGTGAGCTATCAAGTTCATGGCACTTAATGGTGCTAACTATAAGCTGGGGTAGTCTTGTCAAACAAATGTCACAAGtttgatgtttattaaattaaaacttaGTTAAGATTATTATTAGGGAGATTGGCGAATCGCTGAGAAGATGACACTAAATCTCCACCTAAAACCTTAAGACGTTGAATATTATGAATCACCTCTTTTATATATCTAACACCACTTTTAGCATTCAGAGTCGAGGTGAAACTAAATCAGTCACACCAGAACTATACAAAAGATCTCATACAAGATTGCACTAATGTAAAAAATTGATGGAAAATAGATGTGGGAAATTTCTCATATATTACTTGAAAGATCTTTTAACCTATGTAACTTGAAAGATTTTTCctaaaatatagatatagatagatagattgcAAGTACCTGCAAGCTTTGGGAGGGCACGCCAATTGCCATGGCCATGTTTTTGGATGTAAGATGTAAGGATTTCATCTTCCTCAAGAGACCAAGGACCCCTCTTCAATCCCATCTTTTCACAACAAGGAGCTCTTACCATCTTTAAGGTCTTGTGTTTTGATGGAAACAATAGAATGCACTATTAGTATATGCTATAGTATCACTCTTCTTAGTTTAACTAGCTCTTAATATTCTCTCTCCTTCTTCAACTTCATTTCCAATGACATATGTTGGCTATTTATCCTTGGATATTCCGCACGCCATGACTTGAATAGtccaagaaaacaaaaaattaaacattttcttATTCAAACTTTTTAGCAGTTTCCGCGAAGGAGTAACCTCTCAAACACACacaaaaagaaaaggtaaagaaattaattaattaacaaatgcTTCTTCCGTCTCCAAATTATAGTCGTTTAAAGtttgtgcacgattattaaggaaatgattattgtgttgatttcaatggtaaaattattaacatttactaaaatacttttattaattgtagttagtagAGTGGTTAGGtagaatgaaattcaataaataagggtataataatggaaaagaataataaatgcttcattggtattctaaagtgacaattattttgagaaaaataaaaaaaaatactaaaaagacAATTATTGTGAGACGGATGAAGTATTATGAATCACTTCTAGATTAATATTTTGGGTCTTGCTAACAAATATCCCTAGAACACCCGTCAAAAGTTCAATAACTttgtatgttaaaaaaaatatattactttttGATGGTCTAATGTACTGAATacacaaattttaatataaatttctattttaattttcttatcaAGTACTTTAAagacatttgttagcatttttctaatatttttactactAGTAGATTTGAACTCAAAACATGTGGCTTATTATCACATAGTTTAAACTAGTTGGGCAACTCAACTCCTCAATTAATAgttgtgagagagagagagagacgatTTTCTTTTGTACAATAAAGACTTGTGAGTTAAGAGatttagtgtatgtttgttatatttcatttttagagGGGTCAAAATTAATCCTCaatgtgtagaattgattttaacatgtttGATATTTAtaatacaattgaattttgtcTTCAAAATTGATTGTATTTAAAGTTAgaatttttaacttttgattCGAGCATTGATTTTTacacataaatttataatttaattcattttacataaatatattcGAACAGAAATCATCTTATCTTCAACTAAAATTTAATGCGAACCAATTTtactaaatcaattttttctcaaaatcaattcttataTGGCTGAATGAAACATACACTTAATAATATGTGAGTGTGACGGGCATCACTTGGATAACATTaaagttgggtgacattggtgacattggccaacCACAATATTACAAGTGgctattttttctctctttcacaagcatcACTCAAGTGCTATCTGAATGTGACATTGTTGAATGATACAAAAACATAATTCTGGCACCTCAGTAGTATAATTGGTGTATAAGCTAAAAGACGAGTAATACTACAAactaatatcattttattaagaagaaaaatatacttgaatagtcttttttttataggggaTACTTGAATAATCTTTTGAAAACTATGAGCAGCCAAATAATTGGGCTCATggcatttttcttatatttgtgTCACTACCATTAAATCCGACGAAAGCCcctcaaaataataaattaaatccGAGGAAAGATgagttataaaaatatatgagcCGTCACGATTGAACAAATAGTACGGTCTCATGTGTATAATTTTTAGGGTGGACCGGGGGCCTTATATATGTACAAATTTTATTAGGCATCAAAATAGAAGTGACGTCAAAAAAATTGGGAACGAATCATAGTGATGAAGAGAGAATATAAAGAACAAAGAAGTTAGGGTTTTAATGGAATGTGTAGTCTTAACAATATTATAAAGTAATAGAAATGTAAATATACTaagccaaaacaaaaaaaacaaaaaaaaaactaccctaAATATAATAATCTTTCTAACATATcccctaaaaaatttattttcgaGCAATTTCTAAGTTATTTGAACTTCTTTCGACGCCTTCACAACATTGACTCTAATAAAATCAATGATCTCAGGCTTAGGTCATCAAATTTTAAATCTCACTAACAAATTTAACTATCATATATTGATTCTTTATTTCGATGCTTGTTAGACACTCCTTATGTTTTATAgggttttaattttaatatattgtaCTTTTGGCTTCTTCAAAAACCTATCATAGAATAAAAGCGTACAATAAAACCAATAATGGCTCATACTACCAAAATAATTGGAGTGCatgaaaaatttcaacaaatatttgatatcataaatcatttaaaaagaaCTCCACATGTCGACTTTGACAagataattgaaaaacaaatttgGCAAGAAACTTGTGTAACAAAGAAATAGCAAAGTATAGAACACTCTCATTCGTAATAAATCTTCCACTTGAAGTTGAAAGGTTTCATGTTTGTTGTTGAACACCCGAAACATTATTGGTTGTGGAGTTTCTTCATGTGAATATCATgcataatgatgatgatgatcttgAGAGTGATTGTTGGAGCCAAGAAGAGaagtaaaacaacaacaaaaatttcaaaaatcccaaaaacaaaatgaacaaTATCCATGATCTTGGTAATCCTTTGATATCATAGATAATATCCATAATAGAATAAAGAATGATCATCTCTGCAACTGGACACAATATAGAGCATTTATGATGGATGTCATAGCTCAAATACCATGTTGAAAAGCAGTGCCGATCCTAAAATTTTTGGTGTCTTGggtaaaacaataaaattgtgcccttttaattattttaatagttttcttctcgtttttttttttttttggcaaaagattcatttataatcaaagttgtctaaaaatatattttcaatataattaatcaaaccaaattaaaaagaaatatatttatacaataCTAACTACtagataaaattaataattttagtgCCCAGATAATGGTGCCCTGGACTGCCGCTCACCCTTAAAACCACCCCTATTGAAAAGTGTGGTAGAGTCCAACAAAGACAAAACTAAAATGATAGGAAGATCGAATTTAATAAAAACGAAGTAGATACACTATAATGAGTGTATGATGCACGCAACCTATGGTATAACTAATATGATCAATTGTTCATAACTAACTAGACaacattaaacaatattgaactAACTATAATTGATCCAACtaacatgatagaaaaacccattTTAATATGCTTAGTATACATTTTACTCTCTTTCACCTTACTCTCATATTCCTAGACATGAGGAACTAATATTTgatcttttcataaaaaagaaatgCAGGGCCTgcaaatatatttaaaagattAAGGGTTTGATTTAAATGAACTTTTTGGTCctcatattttaaaaacaaattaaaattttggtcCTCATATTTTGAGTATTAGTTTTTGTTCcctatatttaacttttttttggattttggtcCCTAGTAGTCTTTTTAgaccattttttatttactttaatttttgacggaaaaaaaataaaaaaaataaaaaatggtctAAAAAGGCAACTAGcaacatttattaattatattttttttgaatgattattaattatatttttattcacattgATTTCCAGTGTGTGGTCTAATAAACATTGTCACATcataaaaaacatccaaaaatgaTCTGAGAGATTAAaattcagaagaagaaaaaagttaaacaaGGAGACCAAAAAGCCGATTTTCAAAATAGGGGttcaaaactctttttttaaatagaggaacaaaattgtaacaaaaaaaaatagaggaacAAAAAGTGTTTAAGTTAATATTAAATTGGTGTATTAATTTCCGTGagtttagcttagttggtaaggacaatacaTATTTGATGTAGGGGTCGAAGTTTGAACCCTGAACACCTCACTCCTccatatttaattgtgtgagctctagccactagactccttgactaaaaaataattgttgtattatataacttttttttaaagaatggtGTATTATataacttatatttaaaaaaaaaattgaaattctctaaaaaaatatattaaatatctaTGTACCGTAAACAAATCAACTTTCTATAGTTTGTCAACCAAACCGGTTTCGTATGTTGGTCTTTATCTACTTAGACCATCCACAACAGAGCATCCTAAATTGGATGCTTAAATTGAATTCACATGTCCACATCATTCATTTTACCATAATCCTTAATAAGCACCAACTTTTTTCAACTCagcattttaaaagaaattattaaataggccccacatataattttatataattacatttcaacaagatttattaaataggacccatgaaaaatgaagagagagagggTGCTTTCATAGTCATCTTTCTCCGTAGCCACTCATGTATTATACTCCACAATGGAGTGCCTATCTAATGTGGTGCTAAATAGATGAAACATTCATTATTGTGGATGGTCTTAGTCAATGAATCTTTTCATTAATAATCCTTTTttacgatctctttttttttgaaggaaagagGCTTATAGCCTTTCATTATTAATCAAAGTAGTTATACAATGAGGAATGTTAAGATGCAAATGGAAACTAGCATGTGATAGCGCTTCCCTAGCTAAACTATGGGCAACACCATTGGCTTGTCTCCTAATGAAACTCACATCAGAGTTTACTAAATCGGTCATCAACAAGTGTCTACAATCTTGAATTATTGCCATAAAATCAGAGACACCATTTCCTTTATAAACACTATCTGCCACAATCTTTGAGTCTGTTTCAAAATCCATGCTCACCATGTTAAGCTCTTTCGCCCACTGCATTGCTTGTAGCAGTCCTATCGCTTCACCCATCTCTACATCAAGTAAAGGGGATAAAAAGGTTGTTCGACCTGCGACAAAATTACCTTCCGCATCTCTGATACAAGCTGCAAAACCCATCCGGTTAAGTGAATTTGAGAAAGCTGCATCCACATTACATTTAAATCTCCCTAGCACCGGTTTTGTCCAACAGGGGGATTCATGTTGCACGCTAGGAACTTGGATACGTGGCTGTATTTTTTGTGCACTCTTCCAACTGTTCAAAAACGCTTCAGCCCTCTCACTAATTTGTTGAGAAGTTTCCACAACGTTGTTCCATACCTTGTTATTTCTATGTTTCCATATGCTCCATAGAGTGACCGCGAAAATCTGCTGTTGTGAAGTATTGAGCTGTTGGAGGAGAGCGAAAATTAGTTCAGCACAAGTAGCAGTTGGAGAACAGCATTGTTGAATAGaacaattaatgatgtatgtggtccatattataaaccacatacatcattaattgaatgaacctaaaaagtaaaattaaaccacatacatcgttaattgaatgaacctaaaaaataaaatttgcataTATTTAAGAACGGAGGGAGCAAGTCTTTAAAAGTTCAAgacaaaaacccaattttagaTTTAAACAAACAGTTGGATAATTTTGTTCTTAATTAGAGCAAGTAGAACTATCCAAACGGGATGTACCAAAAAACAAACTACGAAcaggatgattttttttttaaaggaacgAACATGTGAAAGAATATAGAAATTAACAGTAACAATTATCCCAATTCAAGAAGGGACATCTCTCTTAAGGAAAGGGAGGAAGACTAGAACTTTTGTTTATTAACTTGCTTGATTATTTATTCACACATTACAACCTTAATATAACATACCAATAAGTAACTACCTTCATATACTAATAACTTCATAAAACTACTACTAATAACTACCTATatgtaattaataattaacactataatataatattgacataatactaatatatacacataattataatttatataacaaataaatacataaaatatcTTATACACGTATCAACAGGTTGATTAATTAGtcaattattgatatatttaaatatgatttacAAATGCTCACTattgaaaagattaaaataacGACAGAAATtatagatgaaaaaaataaaattgatcacCAAAGCATTCGTTCACTacaatatttttccttttcgaCAACAATTGAAAAATGTTGCTTAAAAGAATAGGGAATGTTTTTCAACCATCTCATGTGTGAGTGTTGCCTATCGTCTAAGAGAACAATGGGATATATGAGGATTTCCTTAGTATTATTATGGCTAAAATGCATTTTTTCCCTCTAACTTTCAAAAGCTTGTAATTTTGACCCCTTACGCACAGAAACTAAAAATTTTATCCCCTAAAATTTAACCCCATTGCAACTTTAAtcattttggtcaattttgattGGTCAATACCATTGACAATGAGTGTAAGATGTTGAAGTGGTTGTTAATTATGTCAAGAATTTATGTTGAATGAGATAAGACTTAAACATGCATTTATAAGTAGAGATCATCATCATCTTACAAATCGATTTTGTAAAGTTGAATAAGACTCAACCCgatcaaaattttaatattttattagaatATATTCAAGATTCAAGATTCGTTAAATAATCTTCTATCAATCGCCATTATCGGACTACTCGGATCCCACTCCAGATACCTAGTCTTCGTGTTACATTTGTTGCTAACCAAGTCACATTCATTGAATTAGGATGAGATTTGAAACTACACATAACACACTAGACTTCAATGGTGTGTCGTCAATTTTAGTCACttttaaaatgttgaaatatTACAATTTATAATGTATGTGAACGTGTCATAATTGGTTTTGTAATCTGCTTtgcctaataataataataatatacacaaACAGTGGCAACGCAAAGAGAAGGACTTGCACTCGTGGATTGTTTCAGTCAGCCAACTTGTGCACTCACGTGCTTTGATTTTGCAAGATATGATGATGCCAAGTCGCATCGTGCAACTCGTTTTTAACTCACGTTTCGTCCTGAATGATTCTCTTCAACTAGGACAAAGACAAGTACAGTActaaatgatttaatttataaGGTAAAATATAAGCATATAAACGTGTTTGTAGCAGACTTTAGGAGGTAATAGTCATGTTAGAATAGTTTTAATGTATTAACATTTATGTAAAGTTACAACATCCTAATAAGACCACCACAAACTAAAGAATAAGAGAATTatggagtaaatagtcaatttcgtTCATGagttgtaagtttcgtcaattatccccttaaaattaataaaactttaaTTATCCTTCTGAAATTGTATAACGTTAATTAATTTActcctccgtcaaatttttctgttaactgtttacagttatgatcaaatacccccctgaaattttgcacttatgtgcaaaaagCCCCATagacttaaaaatttagattgtttttcttaccaaaaatcatatatttagttcttcaaatagtatattgtacctattgtcataaaaattctattcacaataaaatgaatgaatatatgccaaaaaaatcatggttttgtcaCGTGCAgtcttttcattcatatttcatatatatCAACAAGGagcaagataaattttttacaaatctATTTAACatgcattataaaaattaaacatgccGCAACTAATAGATATGACATTTCctgcattataaaaattatatcattaattaagttgcaaattcacaaacataagtcttgtttcttcttccttctgcagatattaacctatgatttttctttatggacacacaattatcaaagacttgtgtactttatgaccgcatactctaacataattacaaacttgtgtaaaaaaaagtcttctatatatgtatatatttaaaacacatgagtAATGtaccttccataaagatttatatgatcaatagttgcataaacatacattccataaagatttatatgatcaataattgttaattgtttgcctttaatatcttttgaatcaaggataaaaaaaatatataaattttcaagtttagggagcattttgcacataagtgcaaaatttcagaaggggtatttgatcataacagtaaacagttaacagaaaaatttgacggagggggtaaattgattaacgttatgcaatttcagaggGTAATTGACAAAACCTACAATTTCAAGAGGGAAATTAACTATTTACTCGAGAATTATGTGATCCATCAACATTCAACTTAAAAGAGGGAGCATGGGGAGGGCGCCAAACAATATGAAGATTTGTATGTTGTCTCCCAAAATAATTACGCATAAATCTAAGGAAATCATGTCAAATAGAATAAATCATACCATTGACAATGAATGTAAGATTAAAATGAAGCTCATTCTTACCTTCAAAAGCAAATAAATGTGCTTCCAAAGACTTGAAAAAAAAGACTTGAAAGGCTTACTAATGAATATGAGGAGGGCCAATATCATCATAACTGAGAATCCATTTAATTCAATCATAAATGCCTAAACTAACATATCATGATTGGTAAAGCGGTCCTAATTTTCACTTTCACAAACATCTTCACTATCACGGATGACATAATACTCGACTGCAACATGATCCAAAAATTGTGCCACCattttccaaaaacaacaaaacccttttttttttcctcttcatAATCActaaatcgtgccacgatttttttcacgaaaacaaatcaaattttaagttaaaatcCAACACAATCAATTGAACTCAAGAGATTAATGAGTTATATCAGAGGATAGATTGTTTAAAATAATCTAAGCTTGATTTAtgtattaaataattataattgtGTTATACTTACTTATATTACAGTCGAACTCGGATTACTATGACTGATTTTTCCTAAGAACTGGaggttaacataaaaaaattgacaattctATAATGATATGGAAGAAGTCTTTTCTTTGGTTATTAATATTTCCTAATTTTAGGTCAAGTTACAGTAATTAGAATCAAAGAACGACTAAATACATTGCAATTgcctttgaaagaaaaaataaataaatactgtACAACCAAGAATATTGGGGAAACATTAGATAGAACAGAAAACACATACAATTAACTAATAGTTgtaatatttgtaaaaaaaaaaactaatagttGTAATAAACTTTTTTCATTTGAGTTGGTAGTGATTTTCCACAATGTTTAATTTCCGTTGAAACCGTACATCTAagcttttctaaaaaaaaaaaaaaacttttagaaaagctttttttaaaatttgattaacaACATGGTATAGTCTGAATATTTGAACGACCTTGGACTAAATTAAAAGACCATCCCATCCCATCGGATTATGACTTAGATACCATACATTCCCCATTTCAATTGTCCCTCTAATCTTATTCATATTCTCCACATGCTATGATATTTTTCTCCACTTTTTTGAGGTCTAGCTTATTAGTTTCAAATTTCATCAGCGATCTGTCTATTCATTAATCAGACAACAAAAAGTCCCCGTAAATTACCATAAACTATTTCCAAGCATTAATTTCCTAACTactttcctaaaaataaaataaaaaacaaaattcaaaccaCTTAGTACTCCCTCGTTTCTACAACGAGTGATCCATTTAGACTATGCGCATCATTCATATGACACAGTACTTTAATAATATCtttctactaatatatataaaagtaaaatgGCAATTTAGccgtctcaaattatatatcattttagtaattttacataaattaaaaaatatagttattgTTGTGTAGAAAAGagtaattataatttattttttttcatacgtAAATCAAAGATCAAACACATGATTAGTCTGGGGTTCAAATCCTAACCACTAGGCCTAAATCATTGGTTAGGATTGGTGATAAATAAGCTCAAATTAAAGAATAATGATTTGACTTAAATTAAGCTACTAGTCCATTTAGGATAGTGTTTTTCAGgtgaaatatttgaaaataaaagttattatGGCGCATACATAAAAAATGCACATCATTTAATTATAACTTTTCTATTACtttcttttacatgtgtttaaATAACATTGTAAAACTTGTGTTCAcccaagactttttttattatggTTAATATGAAAATTGAGAAGTTGCCTAACTTTGTTTACTACCGTGAAAAATTTAATCATGTGACAAACATTATGACTGTCTGCTAAAGTTAATTAAAACGTATCTATCAaacaaaagttaattaaaaCATTTTCTACGAAAAATAGGTTAATTAGGAAATTAATTTGATTCGCGACCGTGTAGGATTGGGGGAGGGGTTTGTTGATAATTTAGGTCGGGTGGTGGGTGATGGGTTCTCTACGTTATTTTGACGAGATCTTTGATTGGATGGAGACTTGTTTAATGTAAAGTTTTAGAAGGTTGTACGAGTTAGTTGAGAACAAATATGTGACGATAGCATATATGTTATCTTTGGGTTGGAGCGTGGGTGGTGAGGCGTGAAAGTGGATGAGGAGATTATTGGTGTGGGAGGAAGAACATGTGAAGGATTGTAGTAGACTGTTAACTTCTATTCAATTAAGAGAAATTTGTAATGTGATTAGAAGCCACTAGCATGATCAAAATATGGGTTGCACGACTGCAAAATCCCTCAAAACATTGATAGTTGTTTGGTATTCATTCCTACAAATTGGACAATTGGGAATAATCTCActcc is from Medicago truncatula cultivar Jemalong A17 chromosome 1, MtrunA17r5.0-ANR, whole genome shotgun sequence and encodes:
- the LOC112418615 gene encoding uncharacterized protein; translated protein: MVAQFLDHVAVEYYVIRDSEDLNTSQQQIFAVTLWSIWKHRNNKVWNNVVETSQQISERAEAFLNSWKSAQKIQPRIQVPSVQHESPCWTKPVLGRFKCNVDAAFSNSLNRMGFAACIRDAEGNFVAGRTTFLSPLLDVEMGEAIGLLQAMQWAKELNMVSMDFETDSKIVADSVYKGNGVSDFMAIIQDCRHLLMTDLVNSDVSFIRRQANGVAHSLAREALSHASFHLHLNIPHCITTLINNERL